The following DNA comes from Bacteroidota bacterium.
GAGGAAATTCATGGAGATGGGTGTTGGTAACACGGATGAAATCCATGAACATTTGTTTGAAAACGGAGTTTATTTTCGGTTTGAAACCGGAGAGATAAGTCCGGACGAGTTTCGCAATGAGATCCGGGCTAAAGTGAAGACCGGTGTTTCCAACGAGGAGATTGATGATGCCTGGAACGCCATCATCCTGGATATCCCGGCCGAAAGGGTGCGCATGCTGGAAACGATCAGGCATAATTATCGCACTTTCCTGCTATCCAATACCAACCAGATTCATTTTGATTTTTACGATGCATATTTTGCGAATACTTTCGGTTACCAGGGGCTTGCTTCCCTTTTTGAGAAGGCATATTTTTCGCACGAAATGAAGGTGCGCAAACCGGATCCTGAAATTTACCGGATGGTACTCAGCGATGCCGGGTTGCTTCCTGAGGAAACGCTGTTTATCGATGATATGGAAATCAATATTCACGCGGCAACTGCATTGGGTATGCGGGGTTATTTCCTGAAAGAAGGGGAGGAGATGGTTTCGCTTTTTAACGATGGTAAGCTAACGGTAAAAACCTTGAATTTGATCCAGTAAATCCAGGATTTCCTGTACATTCCCGGATGTTATCAGTTTGATCCTGAAATCTTTGAAATGGGGTAAGCCTCTGAAATAACTGCCGTAAAACTTTCGCATTTCAAAAATTCCTTTTTTTTCACCTTTATAAGTTAAGGCTTCCAGGAAATGTCTTCTGCAGGTTTGAGTACGCTCCGGGATATCCGGCGGAGAAATGATCTGTCCGTTACTCAGATAGCCTTTCACTTCACGAAATATCCAGGGATAACCAATAGCTGCGCGGCCGATCATGATGCCGTCCACACCATATTTATCGAACATTTCTTTCGCGATCCCGGCTGTGGTAATGTCGCCGTTGCCAATAACAGGAATATGCATTCTCGGGTTGTTTTTCACTTCACCGATCAGGGTCCAGTCGGCCTTGCCTTTATAAAGCTGAGCCCTTGTCCTCCCATGTATGGTTAAGGCTTTGATACCTGTATCCTGCAATCTTTCAGCTACTTCCAGGATGTTTTTGCTGGTATCATCCCAACCCAGCCGGGTTTTGGCTGTCACCGGAATGTTGGTTGCATTAACTACAGCACGGGTTATTTCCACCATTTTGTCGACATCCCGCAGCATTCCGGCACCTGCTCCTTTGTTGATGACTTTTTTCACCGGGCAACCCCAGTTTATGTCGATGATATCGGGCCGGGCTTCAGCTGCCATTTGCGTTGCCTTCACCATGGAAGCGGTGTCGTGACCAAAAATCTGAATGCCAATCGGTCGTTCTTCCTCCGTAAAATCAAGCTTTATCAGGCTTTTTTCAGCATCCCGTATCAATCCTTCTGAAGAAATAAATTCGCTGTACATCATGTCGGCTCCCATTTCCTTGCAAATCTTCCTGAAAGGCAAATCGGTCACATCTTCCAAAGGTGCCAGGAAGACAGGATAGGGTCCGAACGTTATATTACCTATTTTCATAATTTCCACAGTCGAAGCACAAAATTATTATTTTTGACCGGCTTATCAATACTTTCATGATGTATCAAAGCGAACCCGTTTTATATCGCACCCATCCTTTCCTTCGGCTGGTGGTTTTACTGGCCCTTCTCATCGTTTCCATGCTGGTGACAGCATTTATAGGCATATTGATTGGACTGCCTTTTTTCGGTTCGGAACTCATTGAATCGCTGAAAGGTTTTTCTTTGCTTAACCAGCCCGATCAGATCGGTATGCTGAAGTACCTGCAGATTGTTAACCAGATAGGGCTATTCATCATTCCTCCTATTCTGTTTGCTTTGATGGTAAGCCGCAGCATTAAGGGGTATCTCCGGATGGACAGGAGACCTCATTCCATGACGATTCTGGCAGGAAGTATTATGATCCTGTTTTCATTGCCTTTCCTGCATTGGCTCTCTGAGTTGAATGAAGCAATAAGGTTGCCGGAGTTCATGGGTTCGGTCGAAAGGTGGTTCCAGGAATATGAAAGCAGGGCGAGAGAGCTTACAGAGGCTTTTGTTGATGTACATACCTGGGGAGGACTGACAGTGAACCTGCTGATGATTGCATTACTGCCTGCTTTCGGAGAGGAAATGCTCTTCCGAGGGGTGCTTTTGAGGGGAATGAATGACTGGACGAAGAACATTCATGCATCGGTTCTTATTACTGCTTTCCTGTTTTCCGCCCTGCATCTGCAGTTTTATGGGTTTCTGCCTAGGTTTGTGCTGGGGGTTTTGCTCGGATACATGTTGGTTTGGACGGGATCATTGTGGGTTCCGATTATTATGCATTTCGTCAACAATGCGATGGCGGTGCTTATTGTATTTTTTATGAACCGTTCCGGTAAAGAGGTGGAGATGGAGGAAATTGGGTCTTCGTCAAATATTTTCATCATTTTTTTCAGTTTCCTGCTGATGCTTTCGTTGACTTTTTTCATTTATGCCAACGAAGAACGGCAACGGATAAAATAACGTGAGCATCGGGAATGACTATCATCAGGTTGCAGGTTACAGGCTGCAGGTAGCAGGTAGTTTGAGGGTGGGTTATGAGTTATGAGTTATGAGTTATGAGTTATGAGTTATGAGTGATAGTTGTAACCTGAAACCTGTAACCTGCAGCTTTTTATTATTTTTTCCGATGCTCTCATAAAATAAAAAAGGAGCAACTGCAACGGCAGTGCTCCTTAAAATGAACTATGAAATTTTTTAGTTGTCGGCGTAGATTTTCCGCGACGAATAATTTATTTTAAACGCTCCTATCTTCCTAAGTTCCTGTTTTATATCCGTGATAATTCCCATTCGGGTGTTTTCATCGGCTTTTATTGAGGTAGTCAGGAATTTTTTATCGGCTTCGTCACGGGATTCTCTTTCCCGGATAATAAAGTCCTGGATATCGTCGACAGTGGCAAAAGCATCATTAAGCTGGATACGTGATTCGGTACCATAAATCTTTGATTTCTGAGGTATACCCACGTATATATAGCTAACGAGCGATTTTTTTTCCAGTTTTTCCACTGCGGCGGCTTCCGGGGCTTTGATCTGAACGATGAGGGTTACTTCCCGCATTACGGTGGTTACCATAAAGAAGAAAAGCAACATAAAGATAATGTCAGGCAAAGAGGCTGTGTTGATGGCCTGTTGCTTTGAACCTTTTTTCTTTTTGAATCTTGACATATCAGTTTCCTCCTACGTTTTCCGGTTCAGCTTCGGAGATGGCCATCGGGATTGCACTCTGGATGGCTTCCCTCTTCGTTTCATCAACCAGGTTTTCAAATTTGACCCCAAAATATTGTAGCGACATCTCATTTCTGAGTTCGTCGAAGGCCTTTGTCAGTTCATCCTGGACTTTGATATACATTGCATAGGATGTACCACGGTCGTTTTTCAGGGATATTACACCCTTGGAGACCCATACTTCACCCAGATGCTCGATGACTTCCAGTTTTTTCTCAGGAAGCTCTTCGCTGTTATAAGGATTCATAAAGAATTCCTTAGCCTGGTCTTTCAGGGTCCGGATATCTCCCGGCCTGTCTTCAACAAGAAGACGGTCGGAGCTGTTTACCAGCACTTTGAAAACGTTCCTTTCCTTAATGTCAACATCAGTGTCGTCTTCAACCGGTGGTGGCAGCTTCCTCGAAATACCCGTATCCACGTCCATGGTCGTTGTAACTAGGAAGAATATCAACAACAGGAAGGCTATATCAGCCATGGATCCTGCATTGACTTCCGGTACACTTCTTAATGCCATAGGATTTTTCCTTATTTAAATATTCTTGAAATAGATGCGTATACAATCGAGATGACTGTCAGTCCGGCCAGAATATACGTAAAAATAAGGCCGGCGCCTACCCACCGTGATGTATCTGCTGTGACCTCCATTTTCTCGAGTTGAAGGGCCGTGAATTCATTTCCTGAAAATGCATAGGAAACGATACCCAGAACCACGAGCAATGCCAGAATCAACAGGAATTTAACCGATGATTTCAAGTTAAGCAGCAGATAAACAAGCGGGAAGATGATGGTGATGACAGCAGTGATAATAACCAGGATATATCCCCAGTAAATCAGCAGGTCATCAGCAATTACATCCATGTAAAACAACAGCCCCATAACGGCAGAAACCGCAAGGATGAGGCTGAGTACCCATTTTAAAATTTTTCCTGATTTATCAGTCATGGCTTGGATTTTTTATTTTTTATACTTTGCCAGAATGTCAATAAAAGTAATCGTGCTGTCTTCCATAGTGTTAACAAGGCTGTCGACCTTGGATACGATGTAGTTATAGAAGATCTGCAGAATGATGGCAACGATCAGACCGAATACGGTGGTCAAAAGAGCGACCTTGATACCGCTGGCAACGATGGTGGGGGAGATGTCACCCATGGCTTCGATAT
Coding sequences within:
- a CDS encoding HAD family phosphatase; its protein translation is MPDIKNIIFDFGTVIINIDMLGVKRKFMEMGVGNTDEIHEHLFENGVYFRFETGEISPDEFRNEIRAKVKTGVSNEEIDDAWNAIILDIPAERVRMLETIRHNYRTFLLSNTNQIHFDFYDAYFANTFGYQGLASLFEKAYFSHEMKVRKPDPEIYRMVLSDAGLLPEETLFIDDMEINIHAATALGMRGYFLKEGEEMVSLFNDGKLTVKTLNLIQ
- a CDS encoding CPBP family intramembrane metalloprotease, with the protein product MMYQSEPVLYRTHPFLRLVVLLALLIVSMLVTAFIGILIGLPFFGSELIESLKGFSLLNQPDQIGMLKYLQIVNQIGLFIIPPILFALMVSRSIKGYLRMDRRPHSMTILAGSIMILFSLPFLHWLSELNEAIRLPEFMGSVERWFQEYESRARELTEAFVDVHTWGGLTVNLLMIALLPAFGEEMLFRGVLLRGMNDWTKNIHASVLITAFLFSALHLQFYGFLPRFVLGVLLGYMLVWTGSLWVPIIMHFVNNAMAVLIVFFMNRSGKEVEMEEIGSSSNIFIIFFSFLLMLSLTFFIYANEERQRIK
- a CDS encoding biopolymer transporter ExbD; translated protein: MALRSVPEVNAGSMADIAFLLLIFFLVTTTMDVDTGISRKLPPPVEDDTDVDIKERNVFKVLVNSSDRLLVEDRPGDIRTLKDQAKEFFMNPYNSEELPEKKLEVIEHLGEVWVSKGVISLKNDRGTSYAMYIKVQDELTKAFDELRNEMSLQYFGVKFENLVDETKREAIQSAIPMAISEAEPENVGGN
- the dusB gene encoding tRNA dihydrouridine synthase DusB, whose translation is MMKIGNITFGPYPVFLAPLEDVTDLPFRKICKEMGADMMYSEFISSEGLIRDAEKSLIKLDFTEEERPIGIQIFGHDTASMVKATQMAAEARPDIIDINWGCPVKKVINKGAGAGMLRDVDKMVEITRAVVNATNIPVTAKTRLGWDDTSKNILEVAERLQDTGIKALTIHGRTRAQLYKGKADWTLIGEVKNNPRMHIPVIGNGDITTAGIAKEMFDKYGVDGIMIGRAAIGYPWIFREVKGYLSNGQIISPPDIPERTQTCRRHFLEALTYKGEKKGIFEMRKFYGSYFRGLPHFKDFRIKLITSGNVQEILDLLDQIQGFYR
- a CDS encoding biopolymer transporter ExbD — translated: MSRFKKKKGSKQQAINTASLPDIIFMLLFFFMVTTVMREVTLIVQIKAPEAAAVEKLEKKSLVSYIYVGIPQKSKIYGTESRIQLNDAFATVDDIQDFIIRERESRDEADKKFLTTSIKADENTRMGIITDIKQELRKIGAFKINYSSRKIYADN